Proteins encoded within one genomic window of Ottowia sp. SB7-C50:
- a CDS encoding NIPSNAP family protein has product MTITCFIRYEIDPFQKDAFRQYAENWGRIIPRCGGHLVGYWLPHEGTNDEAWGLISFDSLAAYETYRARLRVDDEGARNFAWAQEKRFILKEERSFVQGVAGTLNQPARPQSSA; this is encoded by the coding sequence ATGACCATCACCTGCTTCATCCGCTACGAAATCGATCCCTTCCAGAAAGATGCCTTTCGCCAGTACGCCGAAAACTGGGGCCGCATCATCCCGCGCTGCGGCGGGCATCTGGTGGGTTACTGGCTGCCCCACGAGGGGACCAATGACGAAGCCTGGGGCCTCATCAGCTTCGACTCGCTCGCCGCCTACGAGACTTACCGCGCCCGCCTTCGCGTCGACGACGAGGGTGCGCGCAACTTCGCCTGGGCGCAGGAAAAGCGGTTCATCCTGAAGGAAGAGCGCAGCTTCGTGCAGGGCGTGGCCGGTACGCTGAACCAGCCGGCGCGGCCACAATCAAGCGCGTGA
- a CDS encoding winged helix-turn-helix domain-containing protein gives MNSPEPRFARIAAMMADPTRSRMLALLLSGESRTAGELARAAGITPQVATSQLAQLAEAGLVSVRPQGRHKYFALADADVAHALEALALVAERDAVAARWQRPAFGALKHARRCYGHLAGELGVAQLRMPLARGYLHESADGFALTAAGEQWLASLDVLPNAAARGRLAYRCMDWSERQDHLAGTLAKALLDHYLQNDWLRADATSRALRATPKGEAHLLPMFREALINSGPS, from the coding sequence GTGAACTCGCCCGAACCCCGCTTTGCCCGCATCGCCGCCATGATGGCCGACCCCACGCGCTCGCGCATGCTGGCGCTGCTGTTGTCGGGCGAATCGCGCACAGCAGGCGAGTTGGCACGCGCCGCAGGCATCACGCCGCAGGTTGCCACATCGCAGTTGGCGCAATTGGCGGAGGCGGGCTTGGTCTCCGTGCGGCCTCAGGGTCGCCACAAATACTTCGCGCTGGCCGATGCCGACGTGGCGCACGCGCTGGAGGCGTTGGCGCTGGTGGCCGAACGCGATGCGGTGGCCGCGCGCTGGCAGCGCCCGGCCTTTGGCGCGCTCAAGCACGCGCGGCGCTGCTATGGGCATCTGGCGGGCGAACTGGGCGTGGCGCAGTTGCGTATGCCGCTGGCGCGCGGCTATCTGCACGAAAGCGCAGACGGGTTCGCACTGACGGCCGCTGGCGAGCAATGGCTGGCCTCATTGGACGTGCTTCCCAATGCAGCAGCGCGCGGGCGACTGGCGTATCGCTGCATGGACTGGTCAGAACGGCAGGATCACCTGGCCGGCACGCTGGCCAAGGCCCTGCTTGACCACTACCTGCAAAACGACTGGCTGCGCGCAGACGCGACCAGCCGCGCGTTGCGCGCGACGCCAAAGGGCGAGGCGCATTTGTTGCCGATGTTTAGGGAAGCGCTGATCAATTCAGGCCCTTCGTAG
- the rlmD gene encoding 23S rRNA (uracil(1939)-C(5))-methyltransferase RlmD: MNPEPETASATPPDWLHIDSMDLDAQGIARRADGKVVFIDGALPGEWVSAAVTKRKNQWEAAALTEVHRESSLRVRPRCPHFGLHQGACGGCKMQHLHASAQVAVKQRALEDNLWHLGKVKPDILLRPIEGPAWGYRWRARLSVRYVHKRSEVLIGFHERKSRYVADMRECHVLPPHVSALLMPLRDLITGMDARDTCPQIELACGDDVTALVLRHLEPLSAGDLTRLRDFGARHSVQWWLQPKGPDTVHRLDDGGPELAYRLPEFGITMPFRPTDFTQVNPHINRVLVTRALRLLSAQRHERVIDWFCGLGNFTLPIATQAGQVLGVEGSEALVARARQNVKTNQAAALASKALATTDFVARNLFDMTAAQLVSDGTADRWLVDPPREGAFALVKALASVHQARIGAPDVEPLPPGAEAWQPPRRIVYVSCNPATLARDAGLLVHQAGYRCSAAGVVNMFPHTAHVESMAVFDLDDVAM; this comes from the coding sequence ATGAACCCAGAGCCAGAGACTGCCTCCGCCACACCGCCCGACTGGCTGCACATCGACTCGATGGACCTGGACGCGCAGGGCATTGCGCGCCGCGCGGACGGCAAGGTGGTGTTCATCGACGGTGCGCTGCCGGGCGAATGGGTGTCGGCCGCGGTGACCAAGCGCAAGAACCAGTGGGAAGCCGCCGCGCTGACCGAGGTGCACCGCGAAAGCAGCCTGCGCGTGCGCCCGCGCTGCCCGCACTTTGGCCTGCACCAGGGCGCGTGCGGCGGCTGCAAGATGCAGCACCTTCATGCTTCGGCCCAGGTCGCCGTCAAGCAGCGCGCGCTGGAAGACAACCTGTGGCACCTGGGCAAGGTCAAGCCCGACATCCTGCTGCGGCCCATCGAAGGCCCGGCCTGGGGCTACCGCTGGCGTGCGCGCCTGTCGGTGCGCTATGTGCACAAGCGCAGCGAAGTGCTGATCGGCTTTCATGAACGCAAGAGCCGCTACGTGGCCGACATGCGCGAATGCCACGTGCTGCCGCCGCACGTCAGCGCGCTGCTGATGCCACTGCGTGACCTGATCACCGGCATGGATGCGCGCGACACCTGCCCGCAGATCGAACTGGCCTGCGGCGACGACGTGACCGCGCTGGTGCTGCGCCACCTGGAGCCGCTGTCGGCGGGCGACCTGACCCGGCTGCGCGACTTTGGCGCCCGGCACAGCGTGCAATGGTGGCTGCAGCCCAAGGGCCCCGACACCGTGCACCGGCTGGACGACGGCGGCCCCGAGCTGGCGTACCGCCTGCCGGAATTCGGCATCACCATGCCCTTCAGGCCGACCGACTTCACCCAGGTCAACCCGCACATCAACCGCGTGCTCGTCACCCGCGCCCTGCGCCTGCTGAGCGCCCAGCGGCACGAGCGGGTGATCGACTGGTTCTGCGGCCTGGGCAACTTCACGCTCCCCATCGCCACGCAGGCCGGTCAGGTGCTGGGCGTCGAAGGCAGCGAAGCGCTGGTCGCGCGCGCGCGCCAGAACGTCAAGACAAATCAGGCTGCGGCGCTCGCCAGCAAAGCGCTGGCAACTACCGATTTTGTAGCGAGAAACCTGTTCGACATGACCGCCGCACAACTGGTGAGCGACGGCACAGCCGACCGTTGGCTGGTCGATCCGCCACGTGAGGGGGCGTTTGCCCTCGTCAAGGCGCTGGCGTCGGTCCACCAGGCCCGCATTGGCGCCCCCGATGTCGAGCCGCTGCCGCCCGGCGCCGAAGCCTGGCAACCCCCGCGCCGCATCGTCTACGTTAGTTGCAACCCCGCCACCCTGGCGCGCGACGCCGGCCTGCTGGTGCACCAGGCCGGCTACCGCTGCAGCGCCGCGGGCGTGGTCAACATGTTCCCGCACACGGCGCATGTCGAGAGCATGGCGGTGTTTGACCTGGACGATGTCGCGATGTGA
- a CDS encoding peptidoglycan DD-metalloendopeptidase family protein, producing MYFTGRKTWVAAALLSLSVLAGCSTSSTQPAPVEDRGATAVTTPRVDPATLPGAENAGKPGYYTVRPGDTLMKIATEVNKPWRDIARWNNLDNPNVIEVGQVLRVVGPAGTAVAEAPRPPAAPATTAPRATAPAATQTTPAAAAAAPAAAAAAPTAGADDVDFIWPASGPTIAGFDEAKNKGLGIGGKAGDPVLAAADGRVVYAGAGLRGYGNLIILKHNNTFLTAYAHNQTLLVKEDQNVKKGQKIAEMGSTDADRVKLHFEIRRAGKPVDPARYLPAR from the coding sequence ATGTATTTCACAGGTCGCAAGACTTGGGTAGCCGCCGCGCTGCTGTCGCTGTCGGTACTGGCCGGTTGCTCCACCTCGTCGACGCAGCCCGCCCCGGTGGAAGACCGAGGCGCCACCGCCGTGACAACGCCGCGCGTCGATCCCGCCACGCTGCCGGGGGCCGAAAACGCCGGCAAGCCGGGTTACTACACCGTGCGCCCCGGCGACACGCTGATGAAGATCGCCACCGAGGTCAACAAGCCCTGGCGCGACATCGCCCGCTGGAACAACCTGGACAACCCCAACGTGATCGAGGTCGGCCAGGTGCTGCGCGTGGTCGGCCCCGCCGGCACCGCCGTGGCCGAGGCGCCACGCCCCCCTGCCGCGCCTGCAACCACGGCGCCGCGGGCCACCGCACCGGCAGCGACGCAGACCACGCCCGCTGCCGCTGCCGCCGCACCGGCTGCTGCCGCCGCCGCGCCCACGGCGGGCGCCGACGACGTCGATTTCATCTGGCCGGCCAGCGGCCCCACCATTGCCGGCTTTGACGAAGCCAAGAACAAGGGGCTGGGCATCGGCGGCAAGGCCGGCGACCCGGTGCTGGCTGCGGCCGACGGTCGTGTGGTGTATGCCGGCGCTGGCCTGCGCGGCTATGGCAACCTGATCATCCTGAAGCACAACAACACGTTTCTGACGGCCTACGCGCACAACCAGACGCTGCTGGTCAAGGAAGACCAGAACGTGAAGAAGGGCCAGAAGATCGCCGAAATGGGGTCGACCGATGCCGACCGCGTGAAGCTGCATTTCGAAATCCGCCGTGCGGGCAAGCCGGTGGACCCGGCGCGGTATTTACCCGCCAGATAG
- a CDS encoding protein-L-isoaspartate(D-aspartate) O-methyltransferase produces the protein MATPPRPGFPARLDLGQGGKPLARAPVRAPAPPGMPTPVTNDSAPQAASMARDPIPARARMVQQLAADGIADPQVLRAMGTVDRHRFVDGALLAQAYEDTALPIGLGQTISKPSVVARMLELLMQGGLRGPDGKLGRVLDIGTGCGYQAVVMGQIASEVYSIERLRDLHEKARANLRPLRIANVHLILGDGMAGFAKGAPYAGIVAAAGGEAVPDAWIEQLGYGGRIVAPVATTPGQQALMVIDKSRQGIQQTLLEAVNFVPLKSGLA, from the coding sequence ATGGCGACCCCGCCACGCCCGGGCTTTCCGGCCCGCCTCGACCTGGGGCAGGGCGGCAAGCCGCTGGCCAGGGCGCCGGTGCGCGCGCCAGCGCCGCCCGGCATGCCGACGCCGGTGACCAACGATTCGGCCCCGCAGGCGGCCAGCATGGCGCGCGACCCGATCCCGGCACGCGCCCGCATGGTGCAACAACTGGCTGCGGACGGCATTGCCGACCCGCAGGTGCTGCGCGCCATGGGCACGGTGGACCGCCACCGCTTCGTCGACGGCGCGCTGCTGGCGCAGGCCTACGAAGACACGGCGCTGCCCATCGGCCTGGGCCAGACCATCAGCAAGCCCAGCGTGGTCGCGCGCATGCTCGAATTGCTGATGCAGGGCGGTCTGCGCGGGCCGGACGGCAAGCTGGGCCGCGTGCTCGACATCGGCACCGGCTGCGGCTACCAGGCGGTGGTGATGGGGCAGATCGCCAGCGAGGTCTACAGCATCGAGCGCCTGCGCGACCTGCACGAGAAGGCGCGCGCCAACCTGCGGCCGCTGCGCATCGCCAACGTGCACCTGATCCTGGGCGACGGCATGGCGGGTTTTGCCAAGGGCGCGCCTTACGCGGGCATCGTGGCAGCGGCGGGCGGCGAGGCCGTGCCGGACGCCTGGATCGAGCAACTGGGCTACGGCGGGCGCATCGTGGCGCCGGTGGCCACCACGCCGGGACAGCAGGCGCTGATGGTCATCGACAAGTCGCGCCAGGGGATTCAGCAGACGCTTCTGGAGGCCGTTAACTTCGTGCCCCTAAAATCAGGCCTTGCCTAG
- the surE gene encoding 5'/3'-nucleotidase SurE: protein MKILLCNDDGYQATGIVAFHEALKALPGVQVEVVAPEHNNSAKSNALTLRAPLYVYEAANGFRYVNGTPADCVHIALTGLLDYRPDLVVSGINNGANMGDDTIYSGTVGAAMEGYLFGIPAIAFSQIDKGWGHIDAAAARAAELVQRIGTHQLDGGKPWLLNVNIPNLPFDQIKPPKVCRLGRRHAAERVITMASPHGDTMYWIGGAGAAADAAEGTDFHATAEGHIAITPLKVDLTDRDALGYWAQGLGHMLAPHAQGEAKG, encoded by the coding sequence ATGAAGATCCTGCTCTGCAACGACGATGGCTACCAGGCCACGGGCATCGTGGCCTTTCACGAGGCATTGAAGGCGCTGCCGGGCGTGCAGGTCGAGGTGGTGGCGCCCGAGCACAACAACAGCGCCAAGTCCAACGCGCTGACGCTGCGCGCGCCGCTGTACGTGTACGAGGCGGCCAACGGCTTTCGCTACGTCAACGGCACGCCGGCCGACTGCGTGCACATCGCGCTGACGGGGCTGCTCGACTACCGGCCCGACCTGGTGGTCTCGGGCATCAACAACGGCGCCAACATGGGCGACGACACCATCTACAGCGGTACCGTGGGCGCGGCGATGGAAGGCTACCTGTTCGGCATCCCGGCCATCGCGTTCTCGCAGATCGACAAGGGCTGGGGCCATATCGACGCCGCCGCCGCGCGCGCGGCCGAGCTGGTGCAGCGCATCGGCACGCATCAGCTCGACGGCGGCAAGCCCTGGCTGCTGAACGTCAACATTCCCAACCTGCCGTTCGATCAGATCAAGCCGCCCAAGGTGTGCCGGCTGGGCCGCCGACACGCGGCCGAGCGCGTCATCACCATGGCCAGCCCACATGGCGACACGATGTACTGGATTGGCGGTGCCGGCGCGGCGGCCGACGCGGCCGAGGGCACCGACTTTCATGCCACGGCCGAAGGCCACATCGCCATCACGCCGCTGAAGGTCGACCTGACCGACCGCGACGCGCTGGGATACTGGGCGCAGGGCCTGGGCCACATGCTGGCGCCGCACGCCCAGGGCGAGGCCAAGGGCTGA
- a CDS encoding NADPH:quinone oxidoreductase family protein — protein MHAWLCENPVGVDALTWKELPAPQPGKGQVLIRIQAASLNFPDLLIVQNKYQMKPELPFVPGSEYAGVIEAVGEGVTDLKVGQAVACLSGTGGFGTHTLAPAKLCMPLPPGFPPVDAAAFIMIYATSHHALMDRGELKAGETVLVLGGAGGVGMSAIQIAKLAGARVIAAASTDEKCAFCKQLGADDTINYSTEDLRERLKDLTGGKGPDVIYDPVGGPFTEPAFRSIAWRGRHLVVGFAAGDIPAIKINLALVKGASLVGVFWGDFARREPAANAAMMQELATWYAQGKIKPMIDRQMPMSELKAAYARMDSREVKGKLVLVNE, from the coding sequence ATGCATGCCTGGCTTTGCGAAAACCCCGTCGGCGTCGACGCCCTGACCTGGAAGGAACTGCCCGCGCCCCAACCCGGCAAGGGCCAGGTGCTGATTCGCATCCAGGCGGCCAGCCTGAACTTTCCGGACCTGCTGATCGTGCAGAACAAGTACCAGATGAAGCCCGAGTTGCCGTTCGTACCCGGCTCCGAATACGCTGGCGTGATCGAGGCGGTGGGCGAAGGCGTGACCGACCTGAAGGTGGGCCAGGCCGTGGCCTGCCTCAGCGGCACGGGCGGCTTCGGCACCCATACGCTGGCGCCGGCCAAGCTGTGCATGCCGCTGCCGCCGGGCTTTCCGCCGGTGGATGCGGCCGCCTTCATCATGATCTACGCCACCAGCCACCACGCGCTGATGGACCGCGGCGAGCTGAAGGCCGGCGAGACGGTGCTTGTGCTGGGCGGCGCGGGCGGCGTGGGCATGTCGGCCATCCAGATCGCCAAGCTGGCCGGCGCGCGGGTGATCGCCGCCGCGTCGACCGACGAGAAATGCGCCTTCTGCAAGCAGCTGGGCGCCGACGACACCATCAACTACAGCACCGAGGATTTGCGGGAGCGCCTGAAGGATCTGACCGGCGGCAAGGGCCCCGACGTCATCTACGACCCGGTGGGCGGCCCCTTCACCGAGCCGGCGTTCCGCTCCATCGCGTGGCGCGGGCGGCACCTGGTGGTGGGCTTTGCGGCGGGCGACATCCCGGCCATCAAGATCAACCTGGCGCTGGTCAAGGGCGCCAGCCTGGTGGGCGTGTTCTGGGGCGACTTCGCGCGCCGCGAGCCGGCCGCCAACGCCGCCATGATGCAGGAGCTGGCCACCTGGTACGCGCAGGGCAAGATCAAGCCCATGATCGACCGCCAGATGCCCATGAGCGAGCTGAAGGCCGCCTACGCCCGCATGGACAGCCGCGAGGTGAAGGGCAAGCTGGTGCTGGTGAACGAGTAA
- the parC gene encoding DNA topoisomerase IV subunit A, with translation MTEPTVQGLAGEGGGSDDDLALATYAQRAYLEYALSVVKGRALPDVADGQKPVQRRILYAMDRMGLGYGGAAGNTPATPVKSARVVGDVLGKYHPHGDTAAYDALVRMAQDFSQRYPLIDGQGNFGSRDGDGAAAMRYTEARLAKITRLLLEEIDEGTVDFQPNYDGREQEPRQLPARLPFTLLNGASGIAVGLATEIPSHNLREVADACVALIKNPKLADDELFALIPGPDYPGGGQIINAASDIHDAYRSGRGSLKVRARWKIEDLARGQWQLVVTELPPGASTQKVLEEIEELTNPKVKTGKKALTPEQTQLKGTVLSVLDEVRDESSKDAPVRIVLEPKSRTVGQDELIRTLLAHTSLESSASINLTSVGLDGRPVQKSLRQMLVEWVEFRQQTITRRSQHRLQKVLDRIHILEGRQLVLLNIDEVIAIIRESDEPKAALIARFNLSERQADDILDIRLRQLARLEAIKIEQELSELRKEQGSLEDILGSPASLRRLMVKEIESDAKQFADARRTLIQAEKKAVAEVKVIDEPVTVVVSEKGWVRARQGHGHDPAGFAFKAGDGLHGTFECRTVHHLLVFGSNGRVYTVPVASLPGARGDGQPITTLIDLDAGTQALHYFAGADSATLLLSSSGGYGFLARVEHMLSRQRGGKAFITVGEGEQICRPSLAALGSEQKSPPAQAGQAQSAIPLVAATHVACASAGGRILTFEIGELKVMEKGGRGLTLIDLEPKDTLAGAAAYARSVRIVGIGRGGKPREETLEIRSLNNARAARARKGKAADLGFKPTGIVRVE, from the coding sequence ATGACAGAACCAACGGTCCAAGGCCTGGCCGGGGAGGGCGGCGGGTCGGACGACGATCTGGCGCTGGCCACCTATGCCCAGCGTGCCTATCTCGAATACGCGCTGTCCGTCGTCAAGGGCCGTGCGCTGCCCGATGTCGCCGACGGCCAGAAGCCGGTGCAGCGGCGCATTCTGTACGCCATGGACCGCATGGGCCTGGGCTATGGCGGCGCGGCCGGCAACACGCCCGCCACCCCGGTCAAGAGCGCCCGCGTGGTGGGCGACGTGCTGGGCAAGTACCACCCGCACGGCGACACCGCCGCCTACGACGCGCTGGTGCGCATGGCGCAGGACTTCAGCCAGCGCTACCCGCTGATCGACGGCCAGGGCAACTTCGGCAGCCGCGACGGCGACGGCGCTGCCGCCATGCGCTACACCGAGGCGCGCCTGGCCAAGATCACCCGCCTGCTGCTGGAAGAAATCGACGAAGGCACGGTCGACTTCCAGCCCAACTACGACGGCCGCGAGCAGGAGCCGCGCCAGTTGCCGGCGCGCCTGCCGTTCACCTTGCTCAACGGCGCCAGCGGCATTGCCGTCGGACTGGCGACCGAGATCCCCAGCCACAACCTGCGCGAAGTGGCCGACGCGTGCGTGGCGCTCATCAAGAACCCCAAGCTGGCCGACGACGAGCTGTTCGCACTGATCCCCGGCCCCGACTACCCTGGCGGTGGGCAGATCATCAACGCCGCCAGCGACATCCACGACGCCTACCGTTCGGGCCGCGGCAGCCTGAAGGTGCGTGCGCGCTGGAAGATCGAGGACCTGGCGCGCGGCCAGTGGCAGCTGGTCGTCACCGAACTGCCGCCCGGCGCCAGCACGCAGAAGGTGCTGGAAGAGATCGAAGAACTGACCAACCCCAAGGTCAAGACCGGCAAGAAAGCGCTGACGCCCGAGCAGACGCAGCTGAAAGGCACCGTGCTGTCGGTGCTGGACGAGGTGCGCGACGAATCCAGCAAGGACGCGCCGGTGCGCATCGTGTTAGAGCCCAAGAGCCGCACCGTGGGGCAGGACGAGCTGATCCGCACCCTGCTGGCGCACACCAGCCTGGAGTCGTCGGCCTCCATCAACCTGACCAGCGTGGGCCTGGACGGCCGGCCGGTGCAGAAGTCGCTGCGGCAGATGCTGGTCGAGTGGGTCGAGTTCCGCCAGCAGACGATCACCCGCCGCAGCCAGCACCGCCTGCAAAAGGTGCTGGACCGCATCCACATCCTCGAAGGCCGGCAGCTGGTGCTGCTGAACATCGACGAGGTGATCGCCATCATCCGCGAGAGCGACGAGCCCAAGGCCGCGCTGATCGCGCGCTTCAACCTGTCCGAGCGGCAGGCCGACGACATCCTCGACATCCGCCTGCGCCAACTGGCACGGCTGGAGGCGATCAAGATCGAGCAAGAACTGTCCGAGCTGCGCAAGGAGCAGGGCAGCCTCGAAGACATCCTGGGCAGCCCGGCCAGCCTGCGCCGGCTGATGGTCAAGGAGATCGAATCCGACGCCAAACAGTTTGCCGACGCGCGCCGCACGCTGATCCAGGCCGAGAAAAAGGCCGTGGCCGAGGTCAAGGTCATTGACGAGCCGGTGACCGTGGTGGTCAGCGAAAAAGGCTGGGTGCGCGCGCGCCAGGGCCACGGGCACGACCCGGCGGGGTTCGCCTTCAAGGCGGGCGATGGCCTGCACGGCACTTTTGAATGCCGCACGGTGCACCACCTGCTGGTGTTTGGCAGCAACGGGCGGGTGTACACCGTGCCGGTGGCCAGCCTGCCGGGCGCGCGCGGCGACGGACAGCCGATCACGACGCTGATCGACCTGGACGCCGGCACGCAGGCGCTGCACTACTTTGCGGGTGCCGACAGCGCCACGCTGCTGCTGTCCAGCTCGGGCGGCTACGGCTTTCTGGCGCGCGTCGAACACATGCTGTCGCGCCAGCGCGGCGGCAAGGCCTTCATCACGGTGGGCGAGGGCGAGCAGATCTGCCGGCCTTCATTGGCGGCGTTGGGGTCAGAGCAAAAATCGCCTCCAGCGCAGGCAGGACAAGCGCAGTCAGCTATTCCTTTGGTAGCGGCCACGCACGTCGCCTGCGCCTCGGCGGGCGGCCGCATCCTGACCTTCGAGATCGGCGAGTTGAAGGTGATGGAAAAGGGCGGCCGCGGCCTGACCCTGATCGACCTGGAGCCCAAGGACACGCTGGCCGGTGCCGCCGCCTACGCGCGCAGCGTACGCATTGTTGGCATAGGCCGCGGCGGCAAGCCGCGCGAGGAAACGCTCGAAATCCGCAGCCTCAACAACGCCCGCGCCGCCCGTGCGCGCAAGGGCAAGGCGGCCGACCTGGGGTTCAAGCCCACGGGCATCGTGCGGGTGGAGTGA
- a CDS encoding lytic transglycosylase domain-containing protein, which translates to MHLTAHADLWAYVDAQGVTHFAASQVDDRYQLYFKGADVGKVDLTTGESAAAKLAPQKDSRLGLKAGKKGEPQFEVPKRFANLDASTGYKAVHKHLLAAAKTHKVDYELLKAVIAAESGFDAVAVSPKGAVGLMQLLPTTAEQYGVLADKEGRKDRKGNLLPARSVEQKLTDPQTNINAGARYLAYLIKLFKGEMELAVAAYNAGEGAVQRAGNKIPKYKETQGYVKTVMGLYGVFKPQPTAVADARATAAQPVAKAAGRMGSGRVRVELGGATAKAAEPAKAATAALAAEASGSALTPVLYTVPALGSDVRVSAAASGS; encoded by the coding sequence TTGCACCTTACCGCGCACGCCGACCTGTGGGCCTATGTGGACGCCCAGGGCGTGACGCACTTCGCCGCCAGCCAGGTGGACGACCGTTACCAGCTGTATTTCAAGGGCGCCGACGTCGGCAAGGTTGACCTGACCACCGGCGAAAGCGCGGCCGCCAAGCTGGCGCCCCAGAAGGATTCGCGCCTGGGCCTGAAGGCCGGCAAGAAGGGCGAGCCGCAGTTCGAGGTGCCCAAGCGCTTTGCCAACCTGGACGCTTCCACCGGCTACAAGGCGGTGCACAAGCACCTGCTGGCCGCCGCCAAGACGCACAAGGTTGACTACGAACTGCTCAAGGCGGTCATTGCCGCCGAATCGGGTTTTGACGCCGTCGCCGTGTCGCCCAAGGGCGCCGTGGGCCTGATGCAGCTGCTGCCCACCACCGCCGAGCAATATGGCGTGCTGGCCGACAAGGAAGGCCGCAAGGACCGCAAAGGCAACCTGCTGCCGGCCCGCTCGGTCGAGCAGAAGCTGACCGACCCGCAGACCAACATCAACGCCGGCGCGCGTTACCTGGCCTATCTCATCAAGCTGTTCAAGGGCGAAATGGAACTGGCCGTGGCCGCCTACAACGCCGGCGAAGGCGCCGTGCAGCGCGCGGGCAACAAGATCCCCAAGTACAAAGAGACGCAGGGTTACGTCAAGACCGTGATGGGTCTGTACGGCGTGTTCAAGCCCCAGCCCACGGCGGTGGCCGATGCGCGCGCCACGGCGGCGCAGCCGGTGGCCAAGGCGGCCGGGCGCATGGGTAGCGGCCGCGTGCGTGTCGAACTGGGTGGCGCCACGGCCAAGGCGGCCGAGCCCGCCAAGGCCGCCACCGCCGCGCTGGCGGCCGAAGCTTCGGGTAGCGCGCTGACGCCCGTGCTGTACACGGTGCCTGCGCTGGGCAGCGACGTGCGCGTGAGCGCCGCTGCCAGCGGCAGTTGA